A part of Haloarchaeobius sp. HME9146 genomic DNA contains:
- a CDS encoding transcription initiation factor IIB family protein, with product MSETTRTARRSASTGVRTTSGEEQHETSDERSDQPSEEDLVYDERHGEWVDPETGEVVREGVIDRGPEWRAFDAKQKDEKSRVGAPTTKLMHDDGLSTNIGWQNKDAYGNSLSSSQRQKMQRLRTWNERFRTRDSKERNLKQALGEIERMGSALGLPKNVRETGSVVYRRALEEDLLPGRSIEGVATASLYAAARQAGVPRSLDEVGEVSRVDKQELSRTYRYVVRELGLKVEPADPEQYLPRFLSELDAGATVERPARRLLQAAKQEGVHSGKSPVGLAAAAIYAGSLLASEELTQDEVSEVTDISEVTIRNRYQELFEVVGQKRLSSLRVEDGD from the coding sequence ATGTCGGAGACAACCCGAACTGCCCGGCGCTCGGCCTCCACCGGCGTCAGGACGACCAGCGGAGAGGAACAGCACGAGACGAGCGACGAGCGGTCGGACCAGCCCAGCGAGGAGGACCTCGTCTACGACGAACGTCACGGCGAGTGGGTCGACCCCGAGACCGGCGAGGTCGTCCGCGAGGGAGTCATCGACCGTGGCCCGGAGTGGCGCGCCTTCGACGCGAAACAGAAGGACGAGAAGTCCCGCGTCGGCGCACCCACGACGAAGCTGATGCACGACGACGGGCTGTCGACCAACATCGGCTGGCAGAACAAGGACGCGTACGGGAACTCGCTCTCGTCGAGCCAGCGCCAGAAGATGCAGCGCCTGCGCACCTGGAACGAGCGATTCCGGACCCGTGACTCCAAGGAGCGCAACCTCAAGCAGGCACTCGGCGAGATAGAGCGGATGGGCAGCGCCCTCGGGCTCCCGAAGAACGTCCGCGAGACGGGGAGCGTCGTCTACCGCCGCGCACTCGAAGAGGACCTGCTCCCGGGCCGGTCCATCGAGGGCGTCGCCACGGCGTCCCTGTACGCCGCCGCCAGACAGGCCGGCGTGCCCCGCAGCCTCGACGAGGTGGGTGAGGTGTCCCGCGTCGACAAGCAGGAACTCAGCCGGACCTACCGCTACGTCGTCCGCGAACTCGGCCTGAAGGTCGAACCCGCCGACCCCGAGCAGTACCTCCCGCGGTTCCTCTCGGAGCTCGACGCCGGGGCCACCGTCGAACGCCCCGCACGCAGGCTGCTCCAGGCGGCCAAGCAGGAGGGCGTCCACAGCGGCAAGAGCCCGGTCGGACTCGCTGCGGCGGCCATCTACGCCGGGAGCCTGCTCGCGAGCGAGGAACTGACCCAGGACGAGGTGAGCGAGGTGACCGACATCAGCGAGGTCACCATCCGCAACCGCTACCAGGAGCTGTTCGAGGTCGTCGGCCAGAAGCGACTCTCCAGCCTGCGAGTCGAGGATGGCGACTGA
- a CDS encoding response regulator, whose translation MSAEGDRGTGQPVSRSRRVHVLCVDDEPDLVELTSTFLEQESDRIVTTATTSVDDALDHLASAPVDCIVSDYQMPGQDGLTFLDAVRAEYGDLPFVLFTGKGSEEIASEAISRGVTDYLQKSQGADQYTVLANRVQNAVRGHRSEKRAENYLEATPDAIVIVDPDGRIRQVNERTESLFGYDRSTLVGERVELLIPERFRETYDTYHQEYVESPSRRVLGADYDLVGRRRDETEFPIDVTLSSMSVDGHVEVIVSVRDATVRHEHERALAELNRINRTIRETTSGVIAASTREEVEQSVCTTLAESEPYLFAWVGRVGDEREVLPTAWAGIEEGYLDSIIVTTDETPTGQGPGGRAARLHEPQAMQNVNEDPTFEPWREEAGKRGFESVASIPILHDDTCYGLVNVYADRPEAFDERELSVLADLGRTTGHAIHCLELADRLDRAGDAPEESPLR comes from the coding sequence ATGAGTGCGGAGGGAGACCGGGGAACGGGGCAGCCAGTGAGCCGGAGCCGTCGAGTCCACGTGCTCTGTGTCGACGACGAGCCCGACCTCGTGGAGCTGACGTCGACCTTCCTGGAACAGGAGAGCGACCGCATCGTCACGACCGCGACCACGAGCGTCGACGACGCCCTCGACCACCTCGCTTCGGCTCCAGTCGACTGCATCGTGAGCGACTACCAGATGCCCGGACAGGACGGCCTCACGTTCCTCGACGCCGTCCGCGCCGAGTACGGCGACCTCCCGTTCGTGCTGTTCACCGGGAAAGGGAGCGAGGAGATCGCCAGCGAAGCCATCTCCAGGGGCGTGACCGACTACCTCCAGAAGTCACAGGGCGCCGACCAGTACACCGTCCTGGCCAACCGCGTCCAGAACGCCGTCCGGGGTCACCGGTCGGAAAAGCGGGCCGAGAACTACCTGGAAGCGACTCCCGACGCTATCGTCATCGTCGACCCTGATGGGCGGATTCGCCAGGTGAACGAGCGGACCGAGTCGCTCTTCGGCTACGACCGCTCGACACTGGTCGGCGAACGGGTCGAGCTGTTGATTCCCGAACGGTTCCGCGAGACGTACGACACCTACCACCAGGAGTACGTCGAGTCACCGTCTCGGCGGGTTCTCGGCGCTGACTACGACCTCGTGGGACGACGCCGTGACGAGACGGAGTTCCCGATCGACGTGACACTCAGTTCGATGTCGGTCGACGGCCACGTCGAGGTCATCGTCTCGGTCCGGGACGCGACGGTCCGACACGAGCACGAACGTGCCCTCGCGGAACTGAACCGCATCAACCGGACGATCCGGGAGACGACGAGCGGCGTCATCGCGGCGTCCACCCGTGAGGAGGTCGAACAGTCCGTCTGTACGACGCTCGCCGAATCCGAGCCCTACCTGTTCGCGTGGGTCGGGAGAGTGGGCGACGAGCGAGAGGTCCTCCCGACCGCCTGGGCGGGAATCGAGGAGGGCTACCTCGACTCTATCATCGTCACGACCGACGAGACCCCGACCGGGCAGGGACCCGGCGGGCGGGCCGCCCGGCTCCACGAACCCCAGGCGATGCAGAACGTCAACGAGGACCCGACGTTCGAGCCGTGGCGCGAGGAGGCCGGAAAGCGCGGCTTCGAGTCGGTGGCCTCGATTCCCATCCTGCACGACGACACCTGCTACGGCCTGGTGAACGTCTACGCCGACAGACCGGAGGCCTTCGACGAGCGAGAACTGTCCGTGCTCGCCGACCTGGGCCGGACGACCGGCCACGCCATCCACTGTCTCGAACTGGCCGACCGACTCGACAGGGCCGGCGACGCACCCGAGGAGTCGCCCCTTCGGTGA
- a CDS encoding helix-turn-helix domain-containing protein: MREFAFTIEYDRGADPLMDVFIEHPEAHARTINCHVSPNSMWRIDRIAGPEDALERIDDLYTAPEHCNECIGSRHCHTDWEHEFLERAPSRRTIYTFRPSPGDCYSIPQLACMYLGEGYLCAAERRNNRYEWRILMRDDGDAMGLHEALSEELRDGLSLSFRQIGGPSYWAEEAITLAELPYEQREAIETAVRMGYYQTPRGTSMAEVAQELEIPRSTLQYRLQQAESWIIGCFVSRSVSDIGEQCSRQPAAPEV; the protein is encoded by the coding sequence ATGCGCGAGTTCGCGTTCACCATCGAGTACGACAGGGGGGCGGACCCACTGATGGACGTCTTCATCGAGCACCCGGAGGCCCACGCCCGGACCATCAACTGCCACGTCTCGCCCAACAGCATGTGGCGCATCGACCGGATCGCTGGCCCCGAGGACGCTCTCGAACGCATCGACGACCTCTACACTGCCCCGGAGCACTGCAACGAGTGCATCGGCTCCCGGCACTGCCACACCGACTGGGAGCACGAGTTCCTCGAACGCGCGCCCTCGCGCCGGACCATCTACACCTTCCGTCCCTCCCCCGGCGATTGCTACTCCATCCCCCAGCTCGCCTGCATGTACCTCGGCGAAGGGTACCTCTGTGCCGCCGAACGCCGCAACAATCGCTACGAGTGGCGCATCCTCATGCGCGACGACGGCGACGCGATGGGCCTCCACGAGGCGTTGAGCGAGGAGTTGCGCGATGGGCTCTCGCTTTCCTTCCGCCAAATCGGCGGCCCCTCCTACTGGGCGGAGGAGGCAATCACGCTCGCCGAACTCCCCTACGAGCAGCGTGAAGCCATCGAGACCGCGGTTCGGATGGGCTACTACCAGACCCCGCGTGGCACCTCGATGGCGGAGGTCGCCCAGGAACTCGAGATTCCGCGGTCGACGCTGCAGTACCGGCTCCAGCAGGCCGAATCGTGGATCATCGGCTGTTTCGTCTCCCGGTCGGTGTCGGACATCGGTGAGCAGTGCTCGCGCCAGCCAGCCGCACCCGAGGTCTGA
- a CDS encoding HEAT repeat domain-containing protein, whose amino-acid sequence MYVLAFDRDWTVDVNPHPHEEAVPLEWVRYWAHETDHEVWAIGNQDLVAEADIPGTVESIRRRDGDISALGEQDERGRYEWWPVRERRLEILAGLFPDAEGYVVVDDLELSHVDGWDHYHSWEFMPAIRAGELPLDTPDDADSQPESLLSEAQDDPTTVSLSAARRALDAARESGDRDRMVEALKLALWLVENRGDAVEPLVEPTLDLLARERFPSGRAVLHAVATQAADDPDPLIPHVSDLASLVASRPVYREQGSRTLMEVAAADPAAVVDAVPALATVAEAEGGGTRRFAVYALTRATAAEPEAATPAVGSLVDALLAENETVRTNAATALGRIASVDPDAVAGHADSLGTALNDTNPDVRANVCVLIGKAGGPVELQRLRELASNDPDETVREQATWAIDRLS is encoded by the coding sequence ATGTACGTCCTCGCGTTCGACCGCGACTGGACCGTCGACGTGAACCCACACCCGCACGAAGAGGCGGTTCCTCTCGAGTGGGTCCGCTACTGGGCGCACGAGACCGACCACGAGGTCTGGGCCATCGGCAACCAGGACCTCGTCGCGGAGGCAGACATCCCCGGCACGGTCGAGTCCATCAGACGCCGCGACGGCGACATCTCGGCACTCGGCGAGCAGGACGAGCGCGGTCGCTACGAGTGGTGGCCGGTCCGAGAACGACGACTGGAGATACTCGCGGGGCTGTTCCCCGACGCCGAGGGGTACGTCGTCGTGGACGACCTCGAGCTCTCGCACGTCGACGGCTGGGACCACTACCATTCCTGGGAGTTCATGCCCGCGATTCGAGCGGGCGAGCTCCCGCTCGACACGCCGGACGACGCCGACAGCCAGCCCGAGTCGCTCTTGTCGGAGGCCCAGGACGACCCCACAACGGTCTCGCTCTCGGCTGCCCGGCGAGCCCTCGACGCCGCCCGAGAGTCCGGGGACCGAGACCGGATGGTCGAAGCGCTGAAACTGGCGCTCTGGCTGGTCGAGAACCGCGGCGACGCGGTCGAACCGCTCGTGGAGCCGACGCTCGACCTGCTGGCTCGCGAGCGGTTCCCGAGTGGGCGGGCGGTTCTCCATGCCGTCGCGACGCAGGCCGCGGACGACCCCGACCCGCTGATACCGCACGTCTCGGACCTCGCATCGCTCGTCGCGTCGCGTCCCGTCTATCGAGAGCAGGGCAGCCGCACCCTGATGGAGGTCGCGGCGGCGGACCCGGCTGCGGTGGTGGACGCCGTCCCGGCGCTGGCCACCGTCGCCGAGGCGGAAGGAGGTGGGACCCGGCGGTTCGCAGTGTACGCGCTGACGCGGGCGACGGCCGCGGAACCCGAAGCGGCGACACCGGCGGTGGGGTCGCTGGTCGATGCACTGCTGGCTGAGAACGAGACCGTCCGGACGAACGCCGCGACCGCCCTCGGGCGAATCGCGTCGGTTGACCCCGACGCAGTCGCCGGCCACGCCGACAGTCTGGGGACGGCGCTGAACGACACGAACCCCGATGTCCGGGCGAACGTCTGCGTGCTTATCGGAAAGGCCGGGGGTCCGGTGGAGTTGCAGCGACTCCGGGAACTGGCGTCGAACGATCCGGACGAGACGGTGCGAGAACAGGCGACCTGGGCCATCGACCGGTTGTCGTGA
- a CDS encoding L-lactate permease yields the protein MADPLMILLAVLPLVAITVLMVGLYQPATTTMPIAWVTAAAVGLIGWGMSPDLIAAATIAGVFTATEILWIVFGAILLLFTLKESGAFDAINAGFSSISDDRRVQVVLLVFLMGSFIEGAAGFGTPAAIVGPLLVGLGFPPLAAVVVALTGNIMAITFGAVGTPLIIGLEDVFSKNTAIQEAINTEGMTVTQYVADAAVWAASIHAIVGIVLPFIGVAMMTRFFGEERSIKPALQVLPLTIFAWASFAIPYWLTAYFLGPTFPALLGAMVGLFITAGTLKAGFLLPDEEWDFAPREQWPSHWVGDIEPGESVSGGDQTVAADGGVVQESRDMSLGMAWAPYIMTAALLVVTRVWTPLQSFLNENLVIAWSNILGTGLDGSFRTLYLPGAIFVFVSVITYLLHGMDGQEVKNSWQETTQKILPAVIALWFAVATVQIMINSGQAAGTDSMLVILSDFTANLAGGVYPFFSALVGAFGAFIAGSNTVSDILFGTFQFNAAQNIGVPTQILVGAQAVGGAIGNLVAIHNVVAALAVVGLVGEEGRVIRLELIPLLYYAAMTGVLTILFAYVVAPGAF from the coding sequence ATGGCTGACCCGCTGATGATACTGCTGGCGGTGCTGCCGCTGGTCGCCATCACGGTCCTGATGGTCGGGCTCTACCAGCCCGCGACGACCACCATGCCCATTGCGTGGGTGACGGCCGCGGCCGTCGGGCTCATCGGCTGGGGCATGTCGCCCGACCTCATCGCGGCGGCGACCATCGCCGGCGTGTTCACCGCCACGGAGATTCTGTGGATCGTGTTCGGCGCGATACTGCTGTTGTTCACGCTGAAGGAATCGGGCGCGTTCGACGCCATCAACGCCGGCTTCTCGTCCATCAGCGACGACCGGCGCGTGCAGGTCGTCCTGCTCGTATTCCTCATGGGCTCGTTCATCGAGGGTGCGGCCGGCTTCGGGACGCCCGCAGCCATCGTCGGCCCGCTGCTCGTTGGCCTCGGCTTCCCGCCGCTGGCGGCCGTCGTGGTCGCCCTGACGGGGAACATCATGGCCATCACGTTCGGGGCAGTCGGGACGCCGCTCATCATCGGGCTGGAGGACGTCTTCAGCAAGAACACGGCGATACAGGAGGCCATCAACACGGAGGGCATGACCGTCACCCAGTACGTCGCGGACGCGGCGGTCTGGGCGGCCTCCATCCACGCCATCGTCGGCATCGTGCTCCCGTTCATCGGGGTCGCGATGATGACCCGCTTCTTCGGCGAGGAGCGCTCCATCAAGCCGGCGCTCCAGGTGCTCCCGCTCACCATCTTCGCGTGGGCTTCTTTCGCGATTCCGTACTGGCTCACCGCGTACTTCCTCGGCCCGACGTTCCCCGCGCTGCTCGGCGCGATGGTCGGGCTGTTCATCACGGCCGGGACGCTCAAGGCGGGCTTCCTGCTCCCCGACGAGGAGTGGGACTTCGCGCCCCGCGAGCAGTGGCCCAGCCACTGGGTCGGCGACATCGAACCCGGCGAGTCCGTCAGCGGTGGTGACCAGACCGTCGCCGCCGATGGCGGCGTCGTCCAGGAGAGCCGCGACATGTCGCTGGGCATGGCGTGGGCACCGTACATCATGACCGCCGCGCTGCTGGTGGTCACCCGCGTCTGGACCCCGCTCCAGAGCTTCCTGAACGAGAACCTCGTCATCGCGTGGAGCAACATCCTCGGGACCGGCCTCGACGGGTCGTTCCGCACGCTGTACCTGCCGGGTGCCATCTTCGTGTTCGTCAGCGTCATCACGTACCTGCTGCACGGGATGGACGGGCAGGAGGTCAAGAACTCCTGGCAGGAGACCACCCAGAAGATACTGCCGGCGGTCATCGCGCTGTGGTTCGCGGTCGCGACCGTCCAGATCATGATCAACTCCGGGCAGGCGGCGGGCACCGACAGCATGCTCGTCATCCTCTCGGACTTCACGGCGAACCTCGCGGGTGGCGTCTACCCGTTCTTCTCGGCGCTCGTGGGCGCGTTCGGCGCGTTCATCGCCGGGTCGAACACGGTCAGTGACATCCTGTTCGGGACGTTCCAGTTCAACGCCGCACAGAACATCGGCGTCCCGACCCAGATCCTCGTCGGCGCACAGGCCGTCGGTGGGGCCATCGGGAACCTCGTCGCCATCCACAACGTCGTGGCCGCGCTGGCCGTCGTCGGACTGGTCGGCGAGGAGGGTCGCGTCATCCGCCTCGAACTGATTCCGCTGCTGTACTACGCCGCGATGACGGGCGTCTTGACCATCCTGTTCGCCTACGTCGTCGCACCCGGGGCCTTCTGA
- a CDS encoding NADH:flavin oxidoreductase, protein MLFDTTSLNELALDNRVGLAPMTRVSATDDGRATAEMARYYTRFAEGGFSFLVTEGVYTDDRYSQGYLNQPGLVTDEQVEAWTQVTEAVHDAQAPIFAQLMHAGAQTQGNPHVDGEETIAPSAWQPQGEKAEPYGGSGEFAVANAATHDDLDDIREGFVEAAKNAHDAGFDGVEVHGANGYLLNEFLAADANQRDDEYGGAPENRVRFPAEVVSAVAEAVPDDFVVGVRVSQTKVTDPEYEWPEGEDAAAVFFPELSAAGADYVHVTEPDVTSPAFGDDGPTLAEAAVEHVTDDTVVIANGGLGDPEAAREATEAGADLLTLGTGALANPDWPTRVADDRELDQFDPARFLAPTAELADHEIPAAPAADD, encoded by the coding sequence ATGTTGTTCGATACGACGAGCCTGAACGAACTGGCACTCGACAATCGCGTCGGCCTCGCGCCGATGACACGCGTCAGCGCCACCGACGATGGGCGTGCGACCGCCGAGATGGCCCGGTACTACACCCGGTTCGCCGAGGGCGGGTTCTCCTTCCTCGTCACCGAGGGCGTCTACACCGACGACCGCTACAGCCAGGGCTACCTGAACCAGCCCGGCCTCGTCACCGACGAGCAGGTCGAGGCCTGGACCCAGGTGACCGAGGCGGTCCACGACGCCCAGGCTCCCATCTTCGCCCAGCTGATGCACGCCGGGGCCCAGACGCAGGGCAACCCGCACGTCGACGGCGAGGAGACCATCGCGCCCTCGGCCTGGCAGCCGCAGGGCGAGAAGGCCGAACCGTACGGCGGGAGCGGGGAGTTCGCGGTCGCCAACGCGGCCACCCACGACGACCTCGACGACATCCGCGAGGGCTTCGTCGAGGCCGCGAAGAACGCCCACGATGCCGGCTTCGACGGCGTCGAGGTCCACGGCGCGAACGGCTACCTCCTCAACGAGTTCCTCGCCGCGGACGCGAACCAGCGCGACGACGAGTACGGCGGGGCTCCCGAGAACCGCGTCCGGTTCCCCGCCGAGGTCGTCTCGGCCGTCGCCGAGGCGGTCCCGGACGACTTCGTCGTCGGCGTCCGCGTCTCCCAGACGAAGGTGACCGACCCCGAGTACGAGTGGCCCGAGGGCGAGGACGCGGCTGCGGTGTTCTTCCCGGAACTCTCGGCGGCCGGTGCGGACTACGTCCACGTCACCGAACCAGACGTCACCTCGCCCGCGTTTGGCGACGACGGACCAACGCTCGCCGAGGCGGCGGTCGAGCACGTCACCGACGACACGGTCGTCATCGCCAACGGCGGCCTCGGCGACCCCGAAGCCGCACGGGAGGCGACCGAGGCCGGGGCGGACCTCCTGACGCTCGGGACCGGGGCGCTCGCCAACCCGGACTGGCCGACCCGCGTCGCCGACGACCGGGAGCTCGACCAGTTCGACCCGGCGCGCTTCCTCGCGCCGACCGCTGAACTCGCGGACCACGAGATACCGGCGGCTCCGGCGGCGGACGACTGA
- a CDS encoding formate--tetrahydrofolate ligase: protein MSSQEPVTQREVPPDIEIARDATRRPIEAVAGDLGLDAVDLEPRGNEVAKLTWDAISRTLEQPADGKLVLVTAMTPTRRGAGKTVTTVGLGQALGQLGASNAVAVREPSQGPVFGIKGGAAGGGYSQVLPMEEINLHFTGDIHAVTSAHNLIAAMVDASRHHGNPLDIDPDRVVWGRALDVNDRALRETVVGLGGTTNGPPREDSFCITAASELMAVLCLATDIADLKARVGRVIVAYDTDGEPVTVADLDAVGAVTALLKDALRPNLVQTIEGTPAFVHGGPFANIATGTNSVLADHLGLRLADYLVTEAGFGADLGAEKFVDIVSREGVAPDATVVVATVEALKRHGSATVDDEDSIAALRAGFPNLDHHVDNLRAMGLPVVVAVNRFPGDTDEEISAVLEHCEAREVPAAVSTVYQDGGEGGLDLARLVKAAADSGEADLQPTYPLDAPLAEKIRAVATQVYGADGVEFTPAARKDLEHIESLGLDDLPVCISKTPASLSDDADRVGVPHGWNLTVRELYPSAGAGFVVALTGNVLTMPGLPAEPAATDIEVDDDGTVSGLF, encoded by the coding sequence ATGAGTAGTCAGGAGCCAGTCACACAGCGAGAGGTACCGCCCGACATCGAAATCGCGCGCGACGCGACGCGCCGACCCATCGAGGCGGTCGCGGGCGACCTGGGCCTCGACGCCGTGGACCTCGAACCGCGGGGGAACGAGGTGGCGAAGCTGACCTGGGACGCCATCAGCCGGACGCTCGAGCAGCCGGCCGACGGGAAGCTGGTACTGGTGACGGCGATGACGCCGACGCGCCGCGGGGCGGGCAAGACCGTCACGACGGTCGGACTCGGCCAGGCGCTCGGGCAGCTCGGCGCGTCAAACGCGGTCGCGGTCCGGGAGCCGTCGCAGGGGCCGGTGTTCGGCATCAAGGGCGGCGCGGCCGGGGGCGGCTACAGCCAGGTGCTCCCAATGGAGGAGATAAACCTCCACTTCACGGGCGACATCCACGCCGTCACGTCGGCGCACAACCTCATCGCGGCGATGGTCGACGCGAGCCGGCACCACGGCAATCCGCTGGACATCGACCCCGACCGCGTGGTCTGGGGGCGGGCGCTCGACGTGAACGACCGGGCGCTGCGCGAGACTGTCGTCGGCCTCGGTGGGACCACGAACGGCCCACCGCGGGAGGACTCGTTCTGCATCACCGCCGCATCCGAACTCATGGCGGTGCTCTGTCTCGCCACCGACATCGCGGACCTCAAGGCCAGAGTCGGACGGGTCATCGTCGCCTACGACACCGACGGCGAGCCGGTCACCGTCGCGGACCTCGACGCCGTCGGGGCCGTGACCGCGCTCCTGAAGGACGCCCTGCGGCCGAACCTCGTCCAGACCATCGAGGGCACCCCCGCGTTCGTCCACGGTGGCCCCTTCGCCAACATCGCAACCGGGACGAACTCGGTGCTGGCGGACCACCTCGGCCTCCGACTGGCGGACTACCTCGTCACCGAGGCCGGCTTCGGCGCGGATCTCGGTGCGGAGAAGTTCGTCGACATCGTCTCGCGCGAAGGGGTAGCCCCCGACGCGACGGTGGTCGTGGCGACGGTCGAGGCGCTGAAGAGACACGGCTCCGCGACGGTCGACGACGAGGACTCCATCGCGGCACTTCGCGCCGGATTCCCGAACCTCGACCACCACGTCGACAACCTCCGGGCGATGGGCCTGCCGGTCGTCGTCGCGGTCAACCGGTTCCCGGGCGACACCGACGAGGAGATCTCGGCAGTGCTGGAGCACTGCGAGGCACGGGAGGTCCCGGCCGCGGTCTCGACGGTCTACCAGGACGGCGGCGAGGGCGGGCTCGACCTGGCCCGGCTGGTGAAAGCCGCCGCCGACTCCGGCGAGGCCGACCTCCAACCGACCTACCCGCTGGACGCCCCGCTCGCCGAGAAGATCCGGGCGGTGGCCACGCAGGTGTACGGGGCCGACGGCGTGGAGTTCACCCCGGCTGCCAGGAAGGACCTGGAACACATCGAGTCCCTGGGGCTGGACGACCTGCCGGTGTGCATCTCGAAGACCCCTGCCTCGCTCTCCGACGACGCCGACCGGGTCGGTGTCCCGCACGGCTGGAACCTCACGGTCCGCGAACTCTACCCCTCCGCAGGTGCCGGGTTCGTCGTGGCCCTGACCGGGAACGTGCTGACCATGCCCGGCCTGCCCGCCGAGCCCGCCGCGACCGACATCGAAGTCGACGACGACGGCACCGTGAGCGGGCTGTTCTGA